The genomic stretch GTGGAAGCGATTGATAGGGCTCGCAAGGGAGATGTGATAGTCATAGATGCGGGGAGTGGCACAACAGCGGTCTGGGGAGAACTAGCATCCTGGAGTTGTAAGGTGAAGGGGGTTGCGGGTGTTGTGATAGATGGAGCTGTGAGAGACATTGATACAATTCTGAATATTGATTTTCCAGTATTCGCAAGACATGTAGTTCCTTGTGCTGGAGAGCCAAAGGGATTTGGAGAAATTGGTGTGGAGATTGTTTGCGGAGGCCAGGTAGTTTCCACTGGTGATTGGATCATTGGAGATGAGAGCGGTGTTGTTGTCGTTCCCCAGAAGGATGCAGTCCAGATTGCGAATCGTGCGGTTGAGGTAATGGAACGGGAAAATCGGCTCAGGGAAGAAATAAAGCAGGGAGGCACCCTCTCCTCAATCCAGAAACTTGAAAGATGGGAGAAAGTAGGCTAACCCATTTCTTTTTTAATTCGTTCAATGAATTTTACTGCATGGGTTTTTTCGAAGTAATCAAGTGCAGTTTTAAAATGCTCCATAGCCCTTTCCATGTTTCCCTTTTCTTTCTCTAAAATTCCGATCTCCAGATGCAGGGCTGCAATCTCACCTGCAGCATTCGTTAGCTTATAAATCTCCATGCATCTATTAAAACTCTCCTCTGCTTCCGTATACATCTTTCTCATTCTTTTGATGATGCCCTCTGAAAAGTAAACGGACGCTTCAACCTCTGGCGATTTTGTTTCGGCAAGGGCGAGCAATGCTCTTTGGATATATTCCTCTGCGCTTTCCCAGTTGCCTTCCTTTGCATGTACGAGGGCTAGATTTGCAAGCACTTTCACGGAGACCCTTCTTTCACCCAATTCTTCCGCTACAGCCAGTGCAATCTTATAAAATTCCTTTGCCTTCTCGTAGTCCTCCATGTCCTTGTAAAGATTTCCAATGTTGCTTGAAGAAACCAAGTATTCCCATTTGTTTCCTAACTTTGTGTTAGTTTCAAAGTCCTTCTTGTAATACTCCATTGCTTTCTCCCAGTTTCCAGCATCGTGGTAAATCACGCCGAGATTATTGTAGATGAATGCCTGGCCTGTAACATCATGAGTTTTTTCAAAAATCTCCTTTGCCAGCGTATAATATTCCACTGCCTTCTCATTCTTGCCTTGCGTTGCATAGATTGCTCCGATGTTGTTGTAGGTGTTCGCAAGGGGAGTGAGGAGATTGTATTTTTTTCTCACATCTGCGCATCTTAAGAGATATTCCTCTGCCTCTTTCACCTTTCCCATCATGAACAAATTTGTTCCGTACCTGTGATAAACCTCTGCCATCTCGATTTCATCTTCGTATCTTTTACAGATTTCCAAGCTCTTAAGGTAGTAGGACTGGGCAGCTATGTAATCCCCTCTTTTCTCATAGACGAAGCCCATGCTCCTGTAAATTTTGCCCATTTCCTTGTTAAGATTTGCATCCTTTGCAATTTCAACTGCTTCGCTGAGAAGGTTCAGAGAGGCGTGGGGGTTGCCCCGTTTCTGCTCCACGAATGCATGTTTTAGCAGAGTTCCAATTTCAAGTGCATCATCTTTTATCATTCTAGCCAATTTTCGCAATTCCATCAGGTTTTCTACCGCGACCTCCCAGGATGCCTGAAGAATTGCCGCTTCTGCGATGAGATTGTGCGTTTCAATTCTTAAATTTGGGTCATTTATTTTTGCCAGTTCTATGCATTCTTTTGCGCGTCTTGCAAGTGCAATCGCCTCATCAACTGCGAATTTTTCTAGCATTTTTTTTGCTAATACGATTGAGTAATTTGCACACTTCTGATAATTGCAGGAAATCCAGTAATGGGTCGCAACAGCATTTAATGTCGCCTCATTCTGCTCTATCTCTTCCTCCAGAATTTTTGCTGCTTTTTCATGTAGCATTTTTCTGCGGAGCCCAGTGTGTGTTCCATAGCTCGCTTCGTAAAATAGGTTATGAGAAAATCGGTATGTATCTCCTAGTCCTTTCTCTTCCACTAGATAGCCACTATTTACAAGCAATTCAAGCAGAGAAAGCAGTTCTTCCTCTGGTATTTCAGTTAATTTTTGTAAATCTTCGTATCTGAATCTTCTGCCTAGGACTGCTGCATTGGAAAGAAGTTTTTTGGCATTATCTGGCAGCATCTCAATTCTACCTTTAACAAGGTTTACAAGAGTTTCAGGGACAGCCAGCTCACTTAATTCCCTTTTTATTTTTCTTGTTCTCGGTTCATAGAAACCTTTGGTGATCACCACATGTGCGACTTCTTCAATGTAAAGTGGGTTTCCTTCTGTCTTTTCATAAATTATTTTCAGGAGCTCTGAAGGAATTTTCCATGTTTGAAGAAGGGCTTCAAGCAGTACAGCGGTTTCCTCAATTTTCAATGGTTCCAGTTTTACTGTATGCACTCCTTTTGCTCCCACAATTTTTTCAAGCATGCCATGGAGCGCTTTAGATTTTTTGAGGACAATTATGTCATCTGGATAGGCACAGAAAATTGAAAATTTTTCATCCTGCACAAATTTAGAAAGATACATCAGAAGATTTAGGGATTCTGGGTCTGCCCAGTGCAGATCGTCTAGGATTATGAGTAGAGGGCGAGATTCAAGAAGGGTCTTTATCTTTTGGTGATATTCCTCATAAATCCTGTATCTTTCTCTAGTGACATCGATTGTTTCTATGTTCTTTGTTGTTTTCTCCTCAAACATTGAAATTCCTATCGGGATTTTTGTATCCTCCGTTAAGTCAGGTATTTGTCTAAATGCATCTTTAAATGGAAGGTATGGGACCGAGCTTTCATCAAGTCCTCTACCTTTTAGTACACAAAATTCTTCAGCAATGGCATACTTCTCAATAATTTCCAGCAATCTGCTTTTCCCGATTCCCACAGGACCAGTAATGAAAACAATGGAACCATGTCCATTCTTTGTTTCCTCAAGATAGCCAACGAGCTGTGCAATCTCCTTGCTTCTCCCCACGAATGGTAATTCCGTTGGAAAGTTCTGATTTACCATTGATTGAGATAATCTTTTCAAAAATAAATATTTACCTCATAAAAACCCAAAACTCATGTGTCGACAGCGTTCCATGCTTCCCGCAGGCTCGCGCACTGGAGTACAACATGGAACGCGAGCAGGCTTAACTTCCGGGTTCGGAAAGAGACCGGGTGTTTCCCTGCTCCTATGGCCGTCGACAGGGAAAGGGAGAAAGAGGGATTATATAAAGATTTTTGATGGTGTTTTTTACTCCCCTTTTGCCTTCTTCAGGAGTTCAATTACTTCAGGATAGTCAATTCCTAGTTCCTTCACTTTCTCGATAGTCGGAACACCATTCTTCGTCCAGCCACGCCTTGCATACACTGCATCACAGAGTTTTTGATACTGCTCTTCCCTGTACTTTCTCAGTTCCCTCATTTTCTCCTCAGTGCTCATTTTTTCCACATTGTAACCAAGTTGCCGCAACTGGTTGTCATATCTCTCCTTTCTGCTCTCGTATTCCTCTTTTGTCACAGGTCCGACAGACCTGTAGGGTGGCATGTCGTGTTCTCTTGTCCCAAAACCCATTCGCAAATTGAAAATTCTCTGGAAATTGTAGACAACCTCGCTCATCTTTATTAAATCGTCTGCACCCACTTTTCTACCAGTAACTGCTGAGAAATACTTGGCATAACTTTCCACATGTTTCATAACTTTTGCTGGTTCCTTTGTCTGCGCATTATCAAGAGGCGTAACATCATTCCAGGGCAGTTTACAAAGTCCATTTAACCCGAACCAGGTCCTCCACATCGGGAACCAGTATAATGCCTCTGCTTTCTGTTCAAATGTGGGCATCAACTTCTTCACCATATCCAAGAATATGAGCCAGGCCTCATCATGCTGTGGACCTTTCAGTGCCAGGGCATAGCCACCCTGCTGGGCCAAGCTTTCCTTTGTAACATACTCTGAGTATTCAAGTCCCTTCACTTCCATTCCAATGTCTTTCATGAGATTCCTGTCAGCTCCGAATTTTGCGAAATGCTCCTTCATTTTCCGTACACCCATGCCTAGAATCTTGCCAAAGCCCTCGCCATTGCTCATCTGGTGGAGAATAATGAGCATTGCCTCTTTATTTCCAAATTTAAGTTCAAGTCCACCTGTGATTTCTTTGTTTATTAAGCCACGTTCGAAACACTCCATTGCAAACGCAAGGCTTGTTCCGAATGAGATTGTGTCTATGCCATATGTATCGCAATAAAAGTTGCCTTCAATTACTGCCTCAATATCAAAGATGCCACAATTTGAGCCAATTCCTGCTATTGTCTCATACTCTGGGCCATCAACTAACACCGGCTTTCCAGCATACTTCCCTGTTTTCGGCACGAAGTTGTTTACATGGTGAGAGCAGGAGAGTGCACAACCAATCCAGCAGGAATCGTTGTTTTTGTTTTTGCCAAAGTATTTTCTGAACTCCTCAGCATATAGGTTTTTTGCATCAGGGTGTGAGCCATACTGGAAGTTATGCACAGGTAGAAGGTCGAAGTCATTCATAATGCTCACGAGATGTGTAGTCCCAATTTCTCGCATCTGGTTTTGTTTTGGGTCAAGCTCTCGAATTTCAGACGAATGGTATTTTCCCGCCTCCATTAGTGCCTTCATGTCCGCAGGGTTGTTTGATTGGACTGTTACATTAGAGCATTTCACCACAATTGCAAGAATATTTTTATTTCGTAACACCGTGCCAGTTCCTCCTCTACCCGCCTGTTTCACCCTTACCTTATTCAGCACAGTGTCATACCAGGAGAAATTGAGGCAGCCGTAAAGAATGTACTTAGCCGCACTTCCACTTGAGACAACACTCACGGATTTTTTGTTGGTGCCTCCATACTTTGCAGTCAGCTCCTCTGCAAGCAAGTGGGTATCCTCATGCAGTCCAGCAGCATCTACAATCTCTACATATCCCTCATCCCCGTTTATGAAAATCACACATTCTTTTTCTGCTTTTCCCTGAACACAGAGTGCATCAAAACCAGAGAATTTCAGGTAGGGGCCAAAGTAACCACCAACATTTGAGTCAACCACAGAATCTGTAAGCGGTGAGATTGTTGTGACTATGGACTTCCCACTGCCTGGATAAATTGTTGTTCCGCCTAATGGTCCAGAAGCGATACAGAGGCAATTTTCTGGCATATCCCATTTTATCTTTTTATTCCATGGGAGTGCATGCCACATTAGGTAGAGGCAGAAACCTCTCCCACCAATGAATTTGTTTTTCATTTCTTCAGTAACTGGCTTTTCCTCGACCATGGACTTACTCAAATCAATGTATAAGGTTCTCCCAGCATAGCCCCTCTCAACTGGTTTTTTTGTATAGGTGTATTTGTGATACATGCCAACCACCGAAAAGGCATAGAAAGAGGAAGATATAAAGATATTGAGTTATTCTTGCTTTCAATGGCCCTCAAATCCATTGTAGATGAATACATGCAAAAGGTTTATGGTCTAAAGGAGCATTGTGAACGCTGTCTTGCCACACAGCGGTGGCATGGCAGTGTTGTGCTGATGGTGATGGATGCGGCTTTTACTTCCATTGGCCTTAATTACTTCACTGCAGTCGTGCCAAAGGTTGTGGAATTTAAGAGGCGATTTGTGGATAATGGCGAAATTCAGTGCCTTGAAGATTTGGCGATGGCAAATGTGGAGGAGATGAGGAGTGTGTGGAAAAACCGTCGTTCCTTGCAGATGGCAAAGGAAATTGCAGCGTATCTATCTCAACTGGGTAAGAATGACAGAGAAGCGTTGCGAGAATGGGCACAGCAAAGTAGTTTGGAGCATTGGGAAAAAGACCCAATCGGGAAAATGCGTGGAGTGGGCTTAATCACTTACCAGTATTTGCGGATGATGGGAGGCATAGACACAGTAATGCCTGACAAAATTGTGAAAAGAGTTATCAACGAGATTTTAGTGAAGGCAGGAGAGAAGCCAGTCCAAGAAGATTTTGCATTTATCAAAAAATGTGAGGAAATCGCAATTGCTTGTGGCTATAGACCGATTGAACTCTGCTGGATGACCTGGCTCGTGCAGGAGCAGGGAAAAGTTGTGAGGATGGAAAAATACAGAGAAATCTTAGGTGAAATTTGACCTTCTGATCCACAGAGTAAAAGCTGCAAGGAAAATGATGGTGATGAAAGCGGAGTTTAACTCGGGTGCGGCACCTTCCAGAACCTGAATATAGTATTCCTCTGTTTTTGCTGTGTTGCCATTCTCATCCACAGCCACAATGTAGTAATCCACACCCTCCATTGTCACTGAGGCTGCAGGAATCGTTGCAGTGTATCCTCCATTTCCATAGATCATTGGAACTGCCACAAAGCTGGATGTCCCATGCACTCTGTAGTAAAGGGTGACATTCACTATACCCGCATTGTCGGAAACAAAACAATTTACGGTTATTTCTGTGTTGTTGAAGGCAATTGTTACAGGAGTGTGCTCAATTGTTGGTGGAACATTGTCCAGACTTTCCACGAAAGCAATATCCCATCGCTCGGCATTCGCAACACTGTCATAATAACTTGCATTTATCACATCACCGTATGCCACTTTAAGCACACCAGTGGCATCCGTTGCAGAAAACTGGAGCTGGGCAATGAAAACACCAGTATTTGGCCCTGTTTCTGTGAGTGTGAGTGCCTCACCACCTGGCTCACTCTCGCTTCTCACCAGCACACTTACCGTTTCAGCAACTCCAGAATCCACATTTTTCTTCCAATCACGGACCGTAACTGTCGCTATTGTTTCAAGCTGGGTATAACTTTTTCTATCCATCTTTATCGTTGAAACCCCAAACCAGTTGAGAATTCTCGCAGTTACTTCCACTGCCCCACTTGCATTCTCTACTTGCACTATATTGAAGCCAGTAAACACGGTTTTAAAGTTGTAAATGCTGCCATTCACGCATGTACCTATGTATTTACCAGTGTTGCCATCAATAAAAATCTGGAGGACATCACCGTATGAACTCACACCAAGGTTTACCACATCGTACATCTGCCTCCCTGGAACTGGCAAGAGATTTAGAGTAACTCCAGTCATCAATTCACCTGTCCCTGTAGCAGTCCCACCAGAGGTTTGCAAGGTTCTATCAAACATTGCTCCGAGGTAGTCACGTAAGAACACAGGGTCAACGCCTGGCTGTGCCTGAGAAGTGCTTCCAAGCCCCCCAGCAATTCTTGGAGAAGAAAACCAGACTTTTCCACCGTTGTTCAGATAAGTTTTCAACTCCGCAATATCTGTGAGGGTGAGCTGCCCCTGCATTCGTCCCGTTGAACCTGATTCCCAGAAAACTGCATCATAGCTCTGCATTAAACTGGCTGTAGCATGATTTTTTACAGTATTCCAGGAATAACCAAGTGTATCAAGAATCCCTTGGTAGGTTCTTTCAAATTCAAAGCCATCATCATCGTCGACAATTAAAATCTGTCCTTTTCTCTCATAAATTTTCCAGATGCCTTTTGCAATGTTGTTTGATTTCGTAACTTCTGATTGAGACATGTCCGCTTTAACCCAGATTTCAAAATCGCCCCATCTTGGCATTGTTGCCTGAATTGTTGCAGTGGCATTTCCGTAGCCAGAAATTGAGGAGATTGTTGCATTACCAAGAAGATTTTCCTGGGAAATGTTGCCTGCGTAAAACGATACATTCACATTGCTTACAGATGTTGGTGCATTGTTGTAAATCCTTGCTGAAATGTTTACAGTTGTGTTGTAAATGCAGGGTTCATCAAGAACTGGCTTATCAACTGCAATGTCCGATGTTGGAGAGAAGTAAACCTCAAAAGTTATGGTATTGCCTGGCTTTGAAAAGTTTGCAAAAACAATTCCAGATTTGGTGTAAGGGGAGTTGGCAGAAGAGTTTGGGGATGTAGCATCGCTCATTCCAGTTGTGTCATCACTCCAGAGGTCTGTTGGTTCTCCGCGATTCAGGTTAAGCTGCAACTCCTGGGTCCCATCTCTCCCATCAAATTCCTCTACATCCAGAAAATACCTTGCTGGATTTGTCTGAGAGCCGTAAGTGTCCAGATGCCAGATTATTGCACCACTTGCGAGTGCCAGGCGATCAAATTTGGCACCGCAGTTTGTGGTGATGTATTCAACATAGAACCATTGGGTGCCTGAGATGTTTATCTGGATAAGGGATTTTGCAATTTCTCTTGGCTGTAAGTTCACGACCTGGCTCTGAGAAATGTAAGTCGGGGTTATCCAGCCCTGGTGAGTTTTTGAGTAGGGGTTGAAGTGAAGCGGATTTGAGCCTGCGGGATTTCCATACCAGCAGCCACCAGCCATCACATCCCAATCTCCAGTCCCCATTGATTTGTAAGTAGTATCATAGAAATCCATCTCGCCAATGCTGTGGCCCATTTCATGGACATAAACACCGATTGCAGCATCAACATCTGGACCAGTATTGCAGGCCCCAAGGTAAACGCCATCGTTTGTTTGCAGAGATGCCCAGGAAGCATGAGACCAAATGTGCTCTGCAGTGTTGGCGGTTGCAGCAGCATCTGGTCCAGCATGAATCACAATTACCATATCTACATAGCCATCACCATCGTTGTCATAATTCGAGAAATTCACTGCGGCATCAGCCTGGGGAAGAATTTCCTCAAGCATGTCATCCACATATCTGCCAGAATCCCAGGAATAATAACTCATTGTGTGATTTGAATGAAATACACCATACACATCAATAACTGGGTCAAAGGCACCAAATGAGTTTTCAAGGTAGAATTCCCTGAGAGAGCCTGATGGGAATGTGTTTAGGCTTGATAGCATATTCTGGAAGTAAGTGCTGTCATGCACAAAACTGCAATCAGTGAAATCCATCAGCAAGGCCACATACTTTGCCTGGCCACTGCTACGGTGCTGGTAAAGGTAAGAAAAGAGGTTCTCTCTCACATCTTTACTATCTCCAATCCAGATGCTTGCTGTTCTTCCAATCCCTTTTTCTGCTGGTGGTAAATCACTGCCCACAATTCCACCAGGTACCAGTCCCTGCCTTGTTTTCTCTGCGTATTTCCAGTAGCCATCTGCATCCCTGACAACAGTATAGCCATTGTGCTCCAGTTTCCCGCCAATCTCAGCACCTGTAAGGTATGCCTCGAAACTGCTTCCATCAGGTTGTGTAAGAATTATTGGCTTGTTTATCGGTGGGACAAAATCGAACACACCATTCCAGGGCATAACTGGGGATACACTTGCTGTAGCCTTCATATTCAGAGTGGTTGTTGCAAGAAAACCGACGATGATTATTATCAGAACGGCACGCTTGCCCTGATAAAGTTCTCCAGATTTCATACAAAAAATAATGCATCCTTCCTATATCAAATTTTTGGAAGGTGTTCAAAGCGCTCCAAGGTTATGAGTCTTTTCTTGAGACGACCAAACAAGCACCCATTAAGAGCATACCAAAAAAGCACATAAGTCCCCATATAATCCACTGGTATGTCGCAAGAGAAAGAGAGGAGTTGGTTGCAAAACTTGGCCCTGCTGCAAGCATATGGAATAGAGAGTTCATGAGTTGTAAGCATAGAATGGCGCTAAGGATACCAGGAATTATGGCTAAGAAGAGAAGTTTTCGTCGTAGGTCTGATAAGATTGCACTTAGGAGAAGCACGGAGGTAGACCAGAAAACAAAAACACTACCTAAGTATAATATTGAAACGAGCGTCGTGAGTTGAGTAAATGGAGGATTGTTTTGGATGATGAAGCACTGACGCATGATATCAAACAGGAGAATAGAAACAAACATCGAAGAGATTACCCACACGGCAAAAAAAATACCTCCAATAGCTACTCGCTTCTGATGAACTTCCGAATATGCTCTTCGTCCTGCGACAATAAAAAGCACACCTGCAACCGCAATTAGAACGCCGATGCTCTGCAGTCCAATAGTAGTGGATATTGCAGTAAGCAATCCAGGTGTAGTAGAGAGGTCCAGAAATGGCGGGAAAAATCCAACGGCATAGATAAGAAAACCAAATCCGAGAAGCAGGGAACCCTTTTCCGTCCTGTTTCTACCTATTTTCCGCTCGACCTCCCACTCAATTTTAGGATATCTCTCTGTAAAGAAGAACCAGAAGTACAGCGGATAGGTGACAAATGGAAAAAGAATGCTAGCAACTATCCAGATTAGTCCATCCAATCCTCTATCTTCAATGTCCCTGTAAATAAAAAGGCCTATTAGTATCCCTCCAGTGAGATAAAACAAAAGGAAGGAAAGGAGGCATACTACATCATCGTTTTCAGTGGCAATACTCATGTTCGCATTTAATAGCAAACTAATTCCAATCAAACCTCCTGTTATCCTACCAATTTGTGGTTTCATGTAATCACCAACATTGCCTGATTTTAAGCGGTCAAAATATTTATTATTTTCCAATGCATATAACAATACTATGAACAAAGTACTAGTGGTTTGGTTTTTTCTCTGGATTTTCGCCTCAATTGGTGTGTTTCTGCTATGCGTGATGCTGAAGAGCACAATGCTTGCAGGCATCTTTTTGTTTGCTGGTTTTATCATTGCAGCCATTGCTCAGCTTGCCTTCGGCACTGCGTCCTGGGGTTTTACAGGGAGGGGCCCTGCAGTCAGACCAATGCCGTATGTCACAAGATTTTCCACATTTATGAAAGGGATTGCAAGAGATAGATACATGCTAGAAAGCCAGTACGAATGGAACATTGGTTTCGGGTTAACTCTCTTTGGCATCCTTATGTTTGTGGGAGGGCTTCTAGCTTCTGCATACCTCCGGGTGTATTAACTCACAGATTCCAGGCAATGAACAGCGCATTCAGAATCCCAGTGATTATTGTTATGAGAACCACGGCAACCAAATGCTTCTGCATCACTCTGCTTTCCAGTGAGGCATCACCGTTTATTGTTACCACTGCATTGTTGATTTTTGAAGGCGTTATTGCACTTGCTATTCCGCCACCATTTGCATGTGCAGCATAGGT from Thermoplasmata archaeon encodes the following:
- a CDS encoding aldehyde ferredoxin oxidoreductase C-terminal domain-containing protein, yielding MYHKYTYTKKPVERGYAGRTLYIDLSKSMVEEKPVTEEMKNKFIGGRGFCLYLMWHALPWNKKIKWDMPENCLCIASGPLGGTTIYPGSGKSIVTTISPLTDSVVDSNVGGYFGPYLKFSGFDALCVQGKAEKECVIFINGDEGYVEIVDAAGLHEDTHLLAEELTAKYGGTNKKSVSVVSSGSAAKYILYGCLNFSWYDTVLNKVRVKQAGRGGTGTVLRNKNILAIVVKCSNVTVQSNNPADMKALMEAGKYHSSEIRELDPKQNQMREIGTTHLVSIMNDFDLLPVHNFQYGSHPDAKNLYAEEFRKYFGKNKNNDSCWIGCALSCSHHVNNFVPKTGKYAGKPVLVDGPEYETIAGIGSNCGIFDIEAVIEGNFYCDTYGIDTISFGTSLAFAMECFERGLINKEITGGLELKFGNKEAMLIILHQMSNGEGFGKILGMGVRKMKEHFAKFGADRNLMKDIGMEVKGLEYSEYVTKESLAQQGGYALALKGPQHDEAWLIFLDMVKKLMPTFEQKAEALYWFPMWRTWFGLNGLCKLPWNDVTPLDNAQTKEPAKVMKHVESYAKYFSAVTGRKVGADDLIKMSEVVYNFQRIFNLRMGFGTREHDMPPYRSVGPVTKEEYESRKERYDNQLRQLGYNVEKMSTEEKMRELRKYREEQYQKLCDAVYARRGWTKNGVPTIEKVKELGIDYPEVIELLKKAKGE
- a CDS encoding M6 family metalloprotease domain-containing protein, with product MKSGELYQGKRAVLIIIIVGFLATTTLNMKATASVSPVMPWNGVFDFVPPINKPIILTQPDGSSFEAYLTGAEIGGKLEHNGYTVVRDADGYWKYAEKTRQGLVPGGIVGSDLPPAEKGIGRTASIWIGDSKDVRENLFSYLYQHRSSGQAKYVALLMDFTDCSFVHDSTYFQNMLSSLNTFPSGSLREFYLENSFGAFDPVIDVYGVFHSNHTMSYYSWDSGRYVDDMLEEILPQADAAVNFSNYDNDGDGYVDMVIVIHAGPDAAATANTAEHIWSHASWASLQTNDGVYLGACNTGPDVDAAIGVYVHEMGHSIGEMDFYDTTYKSMGTGDWDVMAGGCWYGNPAGSNPLHFNPYSKTHQGWITPTYISQSQVVNLQPREIAKSLIQINISGTQWFYVEYITTNCGAKFDRLALASGAIIWHLDTYGSQTNPARYFLDVEEFDGRDGTQELQLNLNRGEPTDLWSDDTTGMSDATSPNSSANSPYTKSGIVFANFSKPGNTITFEVYFSPTSDIAVDKPVLDEPCIYNTTVNISARIYNNAPTSVSNVNVSFYAGNISQENLLGNATISSISGYGNATATIQATMPRWGDFEIWVKADMSQSEVTKSNNIAKGIWKIYERKGQILIVDDDDGFEFERTYQGILDTLGYSWNTVKNHATASLMQSYDAVFWESGSTGRMQGQLTLTDIAELKTYLNNGGKVWFSSPRIAGGLGSTSQAQPGVDPVFLRDYLGAMFDRTLQTSGGTATGTGELMTGVTLNLLPVPGRQMYDVVNLGVSSYGDVLQIFIDGNTGKYIGTCVNGSIYNFKTVFTGFNIVQVENASGAVEVTARILNWFGVSTIKMDRKSYTQLETIATVTVRDWKKNVDSGVAETVSVLVRSESEPGGEALTLTETGPNTGVFIAQLQFSATDATGVLKVAYGDVINASYYDSVANAERWDIAFVESLDNVPPTIEHTPVTIAFNNTEITVNCFVSDNAGIVNVTLYYRVHGTSSFVAVPMIYGNGGYTATIPAASVTMEGVDYYIVAVDENGNTAKTEEYYIQVLEGAAPELNSAFITIIFLAAFTLWIRRSNFT
- a CDS encoding DUF2791 family P-loop domain-containing protein, which gives rise to MVNQNFPTELPFVGRSKEIAQLVGYLEETKNGHGSIVFITGPVGIGKSRLLEIIEKYAIAEEFCVLKGRGLDESSVPYLPFKDAFRQIPDLTEDTKIPIGISMFEEKTTKNIETIDVTRERYRIYEEYHQKIKTLLESRPLLIILDDLHWADPESLNLLMYLSKFVQDEKFSIFCAYPDDIIVLKKSKALHGMLEKIVGAKGVHTVKLEPLKIEETAVLLEALLQTWKIPSELLKIIYEKTEGNPLYIEEVAHVVITKGFYEPRTRKIKRELSELAVPETLVNLVKGRIEMLPDNAKKLLSNAAVLGRRFRYEDLQKLTEIPEEELLSLLELLVNSGYLVEEKGLGDTYRFSHNLFYEASYGTHTGLRRKMLHEKAAKILEEEIEQNEATLNAVATHYWISCNYQKCANYSIVLAKKMLEKFAVDEAIALARRAKECIELAKINDPNLRIETHNLIAEAAILQASWEVAVENLMELRKLARMIKDDALEIGTLLKHAFVEQKRGNPHASLNLLSEAVEIAKDANLNKEMGKIYRSMGFVYEKRGDYIAAQSYYLKSLEICKRYEDEIEMAEVYHRYGTNLFMMGKVKEAEEYLLRCADVRKKYNLLTPLANTYNNIGAIYATQGKNEKAVEYYTLAKEIFEKTHDVTGQAFIYNNLGVIYHDAGNWEKAMEYYKKDFETNTKLGNKWEYLVSSSNIGNLYKDMEDYEKAKEFYKIALAVAEELGERRVSVKVLANLALVHAKEGNWESAEEYIQRALLALAETKSPEVEASVYFSEGIIKRMRKMYTEAEESFNRCMEIYKLTNAAGEIAALHLEIGILEKEKGNMERAMEHFKTALDYFEKTHAVKFIERIKKEMG